Part of the Myxococcaceae bacterium genome, GAACCTGAGAGGAGCTTTGCAGGCTTTAAGGTAGACAGTTCAGGAGTACCCAAGGACGGGGTACACCTCAAGGACTTGTCCGGGGGCTCGAGACATTTGAGGCTGGAAAGGGCTCACTTGGATACCTGAGCCTTCTGGAAAATGTTGGGGTGTTTGTAAACCAATCCCATCATGAGGTTGGTCCCAATTATAGCTGT contains:
- a CDS encoding transposase, with the translated sequence MLAPKSPKRNGSVERLNGTWRSDFYNLFDLLTSLQELRPMLNDFIDSYNWDQPHDGIGLQTPQHFPEGSGIQVSPFQPQMSRAPGQVLEVYPVLGYS